The Puntigrus tetrazona isolate hp1 chromosome 19, ASM1883169v1, whole genome shotgun sequence genome has a segment encoding these proteins:
- the LOC122323661 gene encoding naked cuticle-like protein 3, translating to MGKLQSKPACKRRENPEGDVFMEAECIGEVDRNKQDVSGRDPKEDQLSDRYCSLQVTLPPERVMETPKSSLSFPENEKQHPLKDSFRRNGKNYEKGCNVSLTDENHQEWMITLYDLDSSGKITRENMLSLMQTICEVVEGSVKQLVLSNGTTLRVKLSVTPLTSRKGNRKERDAGTPLNERDQVEDSVRSAESPYSQIRQLNSDQLGVSERKQYSVDENTERRNHYLDLAGIENYTSRFEAPETCAEEQPQENSSRNHYRRSQPETCNPVESSGKSIPFLRSLRNRSKSVGYSGATNKPSKLHGHHPMTWCHPSQQHQQQPLLHSSSKRFRARARETASPSRSNHDRELQPGPAAPPGGLMPLPQRHEHHHHHEHHHHHHHHHYHPA from the exons atggGAAAACTGCAATCGAAACCCG cgTGTAAACGGAGAGAAAATCCAGAGG GAGATGTTTTCATGGAGGCTGAGTGTATTGGTGAagtggacagaaacaaacag GATGTGAGTGGTAGAGATCCAAAGGAAGATCAGCTGTCAGATCGGTACTGTTCACTACAGG TAACACTGCCGCCGGAGAGAGTAATGGAGACACCGAAGTCTTCACTTTCTtttcctgaaaatgaaaaacaacatccACTCAAAGATTCATTTAGGAGAAATGGGAAGAATTAT GAAAAGGGGTGTAATGTGTCTCTCACGGATGAAAATCATCAAGAGTGGATGATCACATTGTATGATTTGGACAGCAGTGGGAAAATAACCAGAGAG AATATGTTGAGCCTGATGCAGACGATCTGTGAGGTGGTCGAGGGATCAGTCAAGCAGCTGGTGCTCAGCAATGGCACAACCCTGCGTGTGAAGCTGAGTGTCACTCCATTAACCAGCAGAAAAGGCAACAGAAAAG AACGGGATGCTGGGACGCCTCTGAATGAGCGGGATCAAGTAGAGGATTCTGTACGAAGTGCAGAGAGCCCTTATTCTCAAATCAG ACAACTGAACTCGGATCAGTTGGGTGTTTCGGAGAGGAAGCAGTACTCCGTAGATGAAAACACAGAACGTAGGAACCATTATCTAGATCTGGCTGGAATTGAAAACTACACTTCTCGATTTGAAG CTCCAGAAACGTGTGCAGAGGAGCAACCTCAGGAGAACTCTTCCCGTAACCATTATCGTCGCTCTCAACCCGAGACCTGCAACCCTGTGGAGTCCTCTGGAAAATCCATTCCTTTCCTCAGGTCCCTCCGCAACCGCAGCAAGTCTGTCGGTTACAGTGGAGCCACAAACAAACCTAGCAAGCTCCATGGGCATCACCCTATGACCTGGTGCCATCCATCCCAACAGCACCAACAGCAACCTCTGCTGCACAGCTCCAGCAAACGCTTCCGTGCCCGAGCCCGTGAGACTGCATCCCCTTCTAGAAGCAACCATGACAGAGAATTACAGCCCGGGCCAGCTGCTCCTCCTGGGGGTTTGATGCCCCTTCCTCAAAGACACGAACACCATCACCACCACGAGCAccaccatcaccaccatcatcaccatTACCACCCTGCATAA